The segment tcgggcagctgggccagctgcagctgtctgtcctggagccagggcagagcccggcccccggcctggcaaaggaccaggacagcaaggaccagcctggccaggagaaggaggaggacggagccctgggcacagggcagcagctctggaaaccagaggagcagctggaggggaccgggagcaactccgaggtctcctccatggccaaggagctgatgccaacaacaaccaaggaggaggagagagccgtctccaaggtagatgctcttgctggtccctgggtgctcccccacgagacgccccctcctctgggctccgcgctgccgtcgtgccgccctcagcccaagggctgggttaagcccgagctcccgcagcagagcacagcggggcccaggtccccagggaccctcccctgggctcaccccccacccgctctcccagaaaagggcttcgctccagcacctgtgggaggagatcaacaagtttaaggaggcgcagtgcggcctggcagaggacatgcgggccatgcagaaggcgcactctggcatggcagaggacatgcgcgagatgaaggaggcgatgcaggaggcgcattctggaatggaacaggacatccaggagatgaagcaggcacatgtcggcctggcagaggacatgcatgccctgcaggaggcgcattctggCCTGGCAGaagacatccaggagatccaggagacacttggcctggtgagcatcgCCTGGTGCcctgggagggagctgggccctcgtccctccccgctcctgctgccctgtcacactgtgcccgtgccccacggccatcggtgtcaccagcgtgaagggcagcaggagggaagagtgggaagggtgtcccaagagttgctaaggcacttttgaactagagagccctcaaaatAGAACcatgggaggggaggaggggagacaAAGCTCTACCGGTGCAATTCAGCCacggcccccaggcacagccctgcccagcgtccctctgtctcctgccccagttcatttggggatactctttaaatccccctcccacatctgaacgggtgtccctctcctcacccagctccaggggaagccccaggaccctgccgggctgcgcagggacaggaagcggctgcgtcccccgctccctcggggacaccagccctcctgcctcggggcacagcctgtgggctggggtgctgggcagtgatactgggggtcccatccctgggggtCCCATCACCCCAGCTCCATGGCCGGGCTGACTCCatgatccctttgcatttgggctctcatgttcaacacgagtttggccccgcgagatggtggtttggggacagggactggggacatggcggggggttctggggtctgtcctcacggctgcccagctgccagtaaacctgctgccctttgcctcttcttcccaggagggcggtgggggccagtctgccccctccgagcccacccaggtggccgtgGACAGCCAGTCCaggaggagctcagcactggggccgaagggacgtgggacacggcctgggatggagaccggcaaggggactgcagggtctggctccctggggatgcaagcagggacacagggggaaccagcgacccctgtgaagttgtcaggcgctccctctgatcacacgagGTCTATTGGTGCCGGCGCCACCACCGCGGGGATGCAGGCGGGATCACGGGgtacccaggccagcacctcagggatgcagccaggatcccctgggacccacaccaccacccctggggtgcagcctgggtcctccagctcccaagccaccatcccaggcgatgcccaagagccggccaagccctggggctccaccagcacctccagctacgagtcggagatgcgggaggttctctcccaggttgggcagctcggccacctctgcactggtctgaaggagcaggtggagcagcttaaatctaccaaagcagaacatgcggatcttgagaacttgcgccggctcttcccgaagggaggtgagagcacgggaggactggcgggggttttttggcgtggggtcaccctgggtcaggggctcgtcatgctcagagaccccctcaccaacagcacatccccttgcaccatgtccctctaggccgggagagcatcaccagcatcctgtcTGACCTCAAGTGCCAGAtgtccttcctacaagacatggccagggccctccgcggggaggaggagaaggtgagccggcagcagtccccgaggggctgcggggatgccagtttgggcagggagggggcagccgaagggtccccgtgccggaatgacacggggctgtgccctcaccgcccccactgccgttcccagatcagcaaggtggaggatgctcccagaaagacgagggggtctggagccggcagaaaagcagacggcagcggccagatgacccgacagccgcggtaaaaggatgggagagggtttcctaccccgcagggctgcgagggagcctggggtctggcagcatcccagtttgggggccgagggacacccccacgaaggctaagcctgcccctgcccccgtctcgctggccaggcccaagggacagaaggtcaaggcagagcgcaaggagctggggaagcagcaggagccgacccaggccgagctggagcagtttgcggccaagtacgtgaataacttggtgatggaggcagcgcagcagctgcaggcagaggtgaggcccgggggcagcgctcccagcccccgctggctaGGGAGggtcctggcggggtcccggccacgtcccctggctggatggggccatggagcctccacggcacctgggcttgtgggcggcatccagcccggctcagagctgattcctcctcccctgccagcagcaggacgagccgagggcgacggtgcagagcgggggacacgagcacgcagggtgccacttctgcagcccggacaccagggtgctgctggggaagctcctccagcgctgcgagaagctcgaggagcaggtggagtccctggcccagaaggcggGCGGCAAGGTGGACAATTATCcgaagtggaggagacaggtaaggagatgcggtgtagggggcttgagctgccaggaacccccaggcatttctgctttgctcagcactgccttgtcctcttagtccctgcagcaggacgagcagctcaagtgcctccagaccagcatcgtgcagctccaaaaaggtTATGAGAAGTTCAGCTCGGACCTTGCAAACCTCCAGCaggatcgccagcaggagcagaatgacgtcaaggtgggtggctgtgaCCCGcgtgcagagcccaggctgggaccccaaggggtctgtccccctgccaccctgctcgcagccctgcacagcttccccatgcctttcctggaggtttctgatggggtggggaggcagggggtgctcggctggccgggggcagctccgaccctgccgtggcatcacgggctgctgtctgccttggaaggctctgtcccaggccctggggaggctggagaagaagcaagcagacaaggaggagctgctggttttgggaatcgatgaggtacgggctcaaggggccccggtgccagtcaagggtgtccctggcagggtgacaaacaccccttgtcccttgggtgccggctggcagaaccagccagggggagggaggatttccagcccggctgcaggtcccttgccaggtccctctgtgaccccgagtcccttcggctggtgggaccaacgccacgggggtgatggggtgaacaggaccacgtagccacttcccctctcctgttgtctctgcatcctgtccccaccgctctcctgcctttccccgttgctagaaagcagacaaaggcgccctggctgacaaagtcagtcgcagccagcttgaggcgtgcgtggagcggctgaccaagatgatggaggaggtgacgagccgggtgacgggccaggagaacggctggctccagttccagaaagagctgcagaggcagatggactgcaaggtgagggctcgtcccctccacgcagcactggcaccttggggcctggcagcctaaggcagcatccttgcgagggtcccccctcccggctgtgcccccggggaccgccatgtcccatcctggggtagctggctgagggtgtcacccgtccacagctggaccgccgggagctgggggcgttccggaagcagcaggaggagcggtggaagagcctcagcgggcagctccaggagaaggcgctgcaggcagagcgtgacaatgccgctgggattaggaagtgagtgcgatggggacagtggtggctttggcagtgctggccctgttcctgctggctgtcccggctcgtgccggtgtggtacctggcgtgggagccatgtgggcagcgcccctggggatgctgagcaagtggctgtgccttgtgctcctgccagctgcagcttcgcagcgatagaggcggcacaatgagggggcacgtgtgggaggagccctcctgaaccagtcttggggggtgggtgcagaggctttttgtggcaggtgtgcaggtggggctgtgccccccaggagctccccagcccttttctcccccctccaggcagctgttgcctggtttccattgcctgtcctgtgaccggcccctcaacatgctggcgcctggaccgtgagtaactgccccccgAACACGGAGCACCCCTCGACCCCTCcctggcgtcgagtgacacatggggtgccacctgccgggcactgagcacccccatgtcctgtcccacagggagcggacgggcgagtgcagataccccactgttccgcggagctgtgggggcccacacaccgtcacgcccccgcgcttccagccccaaccgcccagcaccccacggccgtcccaacccagtgcccgccgccccaacaaggtagggatggcagaggtggggagggggatgctgagcctgcggggggatctgtgcctcagtttccccggggagagctggctgggggagggttgctgggggatgcggaacggggccccgtgtttgggtcacacgctgtcgccttcccagaaggacgcgatgcatctgtcgggccaggacggcaccgatgggaagcggcaggacgagcagctctccatgatggggggctctcagctgcccacaacaccaacggccaccccagagacctcgacctcaaggagccagaaaagtatggccctgtcagggcaccggggggcagaggacaccccgctgtctggggggacgggtctgtgcccacagctgggcagggttggacgggggtctggggtctgggctgggctgtgggggcagcactggctgctggggcagccggtccctgtggtggagctggagggagctggggggacatgtggggtggtgctgggcagtgtgggacaacagcctgtgtgcttcagggtgggggcaggaccctgttggtgggtgtctgtggctgaccctgcccctcgcccccaggcaccgcctccccgctgctgttagccgtGCTGAAGCGCCAACCAGCCTCAGCTCCCGGacgcctcacccaggcaccgaagctgctgccACACCGCATGAAATCAGCGtcctgacagccgggcaggacgggggtcccggccccggtcccaccgccccgggcgctgagccggcagcagctgcaataaatggcgatgggcaaccaagcgccggtgtggtctgagtgggggtccctggggcaggatggcagaaagccccctgtgtttgctttttcaggagaaaaataagtgctaaaaaggcgctttgggggtgcccaggtggatccagtggtatCCAGGGTCCCCCCAGAGGGATcacggggagcaaaccagtgggcaccagggcagagccagcagaggcccatcctgcaccccgggtggggctgaggtgtccatgggcttcagaagcaccccctggcactaaccggggggacggggtgaggggggagccagggggctgtgcaagaagccgggctggctgtcggcagccACCGGGGAGAaggggagcgctttgctctgggtcgggggatccagaactggggggacgcagcagcttcgtgccccgccccggggtgcccgcagccgccgtgtcgcagtgtgtgtgcggggctgtGGGGCGGAGCGTTGTCCTCAGACCGCGGACCCCGCGGGGGTTCCCCGGGCAGagacccccccgccccgccggtgAGTGGCCGTGTCTGCTGGGGACCCTGCGGAGCCACCAGCTTTGGTGAGTGGGGCTGTGCCTTTGGAATTGCCGTTCAAGGGGTGGGTGAGCGCAGCTCGGGTTCAGCCAGGACACCTCTGTGCCTTTAGTTTTTGTCATTCCCTCACCTTCCCTTTCGTGCCGAGCGGCccgggatggggggggggggtgtgtgggtGTGCGTGCTGAGGGAACACCTGGTACCCAGCAGCCTGCTccgtgctgctgctccttctctctgCGTTTATATACGATATACAAATGTAAAGAAAACGGGGGGGTGCGTGGGAGCCCGAGCGGCTGGCGGCTCCTGGGCCGGGCCTGACGCCTGCAGCGCCTCACACTTTCCCGCTCCCACCGCGCCGCCGGAGCGGCCGCCATCTTTGGCGCGGGCAGTGAAGCCGCCGCACTGAGGCCGTGCCTGGTACCGCCGGGGAGAAGGGGAGCTGGTCGCTGTGGGAGCCGCTCTAGGAAGCGGGCGGCGCACCCACCCCCGAGGAGGGAGAGTTAACGTCCTTCTGAGTCCTCCTTCTCGGGTACCGGCGCCGTTCGGGCGGTGGCTGATGAAGTGTCTGTCGCTGTGCGGGGAGAGCGCGGCCGCTGTGCCCTCAGTTGAGATGGCGGCGGGGCGGTCTCTCGGCGCGGACAggacggcggcggcgggga is part of the Columba livia isolate bColLiv1 breed racing homer chromosome 18, bColLiv1.pat.W.v2, whole genome shotgun sequence genome and harbors:
- the LOC135575722 gene encoding uncharacterized protein LOC135575722 yields the protein MMEEVTSRVTGQENGWLQFQKELQRQMDCKLDRRELGAFRKQQEERWKSLSGQLQEKALQAERDNAAGIRKQLLPGFHCLSCDRPLNMLAPGPERTGECRYPTVPRSCGGPHTVTPPRFQPQPPSTPRPSQPSARRPNKKDAMHLSGQDGTDGKRQDEQLSMMGGSQLPTTPTATPETSTSRSQKSTASPLLLAVLKRQPASAPGRLTQAPKLLPHRMKSAS